In the genome of Henningerozyma blattae CBS 6284 chromosome 5, complete genome, one region contains:
- the CCA1 gene encoding tRNA adenylyltransferase (similar to Saccharomyces cerevisiae CCA1 (YER168C); ancestral locus Anc_8.233) → MQHSGSSLLSKFITSNSSITFKAMYSINTSIQLSPIETKICNLLNDYILHYNNSNRNKDPLVLRITGGWVRDKLLNQSSHDLDIAINTMSGEQFATNLNEFLAINYSNYNIKPHTIHKINKNPEKSKHLETTTTKLFDIEVDFVNLRSEEYSDDSRIPVTKFGTPEQDALRRDATLNALFYNIQSKQIEDFTKTGLKDLEDGILRTPLPPRQTFLDDPLRVLRLIRFASRFNFKIDPATLQEMNDIDINNAFISKISRERIGIEFEKILKGTSPLIGISLIQSTNIDNVIFFWQNDDSIIEFNKLNNPDIEKIDKIYKYDQKSRSILNNHILKLITLIPIFLQRFPECQIKFNDSKNIFFKKCFYLSSILIPMSNLKIIFNPKKKLNNTCPLVESIIKDGLKFPKLEAVTSSLIVESLNEYHNLVLYLTSNKSSIKRSIIGSFLRKLNGNWEICHFVSALNQMLLNPDDSEIIIENYKDFYNFVFKNSLENSHNLKPLVDGKELLKLFSLKGGPWLGKINDEAIIWQLDHPEANKDDLLDHIKLILPDYV, encoded by the coding sequence ATGCAGCATAGTGGTTCTTCACTACTTAGCAAATTCATCACATCTAATTCTTCTATTACATTTAAAGCGATGTATTCAATAAATACCTCAATTCAACTATCACCAATTGAGACTAAGATTTGTAACCTTTTGAATGACTATATCCTacattataataattctaatagaaataaagaTCCTTTAGTGCTTAGAATAACAGGAGGATGGGTGCGTGATAAATTACTTAATCAATCATCTCATGATTTGGATATTGCTATTAATACCATGTCTGGTGAACAATTCGCCactaatttaaatgaatttctAGCcattaattattcaaattataatatcaaGCCTCATACAATccataaaattaataagaATCCCgaaaaatcaaaacatTTAGAAACAACAActacaaaattatttgatattgaagTTGATTTTGTTAATTTACGTTCTGAAGAATACTCAGATGATTCTCGAATCCCGGTTACAAAATTTGGTACTCCAGAACAAGATGCTTTGAGAAGAGATGCAACTTTAAACgctttattttataatattcaatCTAAACAAATTGAGGATTTTACAAAAACAGGgttaaaagatttagaagATGGAATTTTAAGAACTCCATTGCCACCGAGGCAAACTTTTCTAGATGATCCATTAAGAGTTTTGCGTTTAATTAGATTTGCTTCAcgattcaattttaaaatcgATCCAGCTACTTTGCAAGAAATGAATGATatagatattaataatgctttcatttcaaaaatttctagAGAAAGAATCGGTatagaatttgaaaagatttTAAAGGGAACAAGTCCATTAATCGGTATATCCTTAATTCAGTCtacaaatattgataatgtcatatttttttggcaAAATGATGATTCAATCAtagaattcaataaattaaataatccagatatcgaaaaaattgataaaatttataaatatgatCAAAAGTCACGAagtattttaaataatcacATTTTGAAACTTATAACTTTAATACCTATTTTTTTGCAAAGGTTTCCGGAATGTCAAATCAAGTTCAatgattctaaaaatatatttttcaaaaaatgttTTTACTTATCATCGATTTTAATACCAATGTcgaatttgaaaatcatctttaatcctaagaagaaattaaataatacttgTCCATTGGTAGAAAGTATCATTAAAGATGGGTTAAAGTTCCCCAAACTTGAAGCTGTGACATCTTCTTTAATCGTTGAGAGTTTGAATGAATATCATAATCTTGTATTATATCTAACTTCTAACAAGAGTAGCATTAAAAGATCAATAATTGGATCCTTTTTAAGAAAACTCAATGGAAATTGGGAAATTTGTCATTTTGTATCTGCTCTTAATCAAATGTTATTAAATCCAGATGATTCAGAAAtcataatagaaaattataaagatttttataactttgtttttaaaaatagcTTAGAAAATTCTCATAATTTAAAGCCATTAGTTGATGGTAAAGAGCTTTTAAAGTTATTTAGCCTTAAGGGTGGTCCATGGTTAGGTAAAATTAACGATGAGGCAATTATTTGGCAATTAGATCATCCGGAGGCAAATAAAGATGATCTTCTAGATCATATTAAACTTATTTTGCCCGATtatgtataa
- the TBLA0E04210 gene encoding uncharacterized protein, with amino-acid sequence MYDQSALNDQGGKINYPSAQSVSNSKPKSNGSQNIINSIPIQSISAVATQTPSTAVANNSTVPTSNNSTIHTNNNSEANSENIDSNTNANSINSIINSTNINNIINSNSNNLINETNINHEHEDLASLNFFNSTHSSLSSRQPRLTIPFSSQMYQNDLLPSVAATTSSSTNSNAFFQNLNLASTNSSLSYSNTPTTRTNTTPLIYQTNNLGTRLAGTSNHEDSNIDPDVESPNLITEGFMLRDVAASTNHSTYPTDSHSTSQMDHHNILPIETNSSSTTINTANIPTTSNNNNITNNTSRNISNLRTANSFPHGVSTTNNFPQNFVYMNTYATKNPGITNIQTYSPLVATSVSPTVREGNSASLTNRGTQRVRKPSNNPNQRNGTINPSTYCYECCRSFSSSHHLTRHKKTVHLNEKPFSCPRCRKRFKRRDHVLQHLNKKIPCPAKYENNPEI; translated from the coding sequence ATGTATGATCAGTCTGCATTAAATGATCAAGGTGGTAAAATTAACTATCCCTCCGCCCAATCCGtttctaattcaaaacCTAAATCAAATGGGTCtcaaaatataatcaaTTCTATTCCTATTCAAAGTATTTCTGCAGTTGCAACACAAACTCCAAGCACTGCAGTTGCTAATAATTCTACCGTTCCAACTAGTAATAATTCTACTATtcatactaataataattctgaaGCAAATagtgaaaatattgatagtAATACCAATGCTAATAGTATTAACAGTATTATCAATTCAACTAACATTAACAATATCATTAACTCCAATAGTAATAACCTCAtaaatgaaacaaatattaatcatGAACACGAAGATTTGGCCtcattaaatttctttaatagcACTCATTCATCGTTATCTTCAAGACAACCTAGATTAACCATTCCCTTTTCTTCACAAATGTATCAAAATGATCTATTACCAAGTGTAGCAGCTACCACTAGCAGCAGTACTAATAGTAATGcttttttccaaaatttgaatttagcTTCTactaattcttctttatcttATAGTAATACACCAACCACAAGAACAAATACAACtcctttaatttatcaaacGAATAATTTGGGTACAAGATTAGCTGGAACTTCTAATCATGAAGATTCTAATATTGATCCAGATGTTGAAAGtccaaatttaattacTGAAGGTTTTATGTTACGTGACGTAGCAGCAAGTACAAATCACTCTACGTACCCAACAGATAGTCATAGTACTAGCCAAATGGATCATCACAATATTTTGCCAATAGAAACTAACAGTTCTTCTACAACTATTAATACTGCAAATATTCCAACcacatcaaataataataatattactaataataccagtagaaatatatcaaatttaCGTACTGCCAATAGTTTTCCACATGGAGTATCAACCACTAATAATTTCCCCCAAAATTTTGTGTACATGAATACATATGCCACAAAAAATCCAGGAAttacaaatattcaaaCTTATAGTCCATTAGTTGCTACTTCAGTTTCTCCCACTGTACGTGAAGGGAACTCTGCTTCTTTAACAAATAGAGGCACGCAAAGAGTTAGAAAACCTTCAAACAATCCAAATCAACGCAATGGAACTATTAACCCTTCTACTTATTGCTATGAATGTTGTCgatcattttcatcttctcATCATTTAACAAGACATAAGAAAACAGttcatttaaatgaaaaaccTTTTTCATGCCCAAGATGTCGTAAAAGATTTAAGAGAAGGGACCATGTTTTACAACacttgaataaaaaaatccCATGTCCAgcaaaatatgaaaataatcCTGAGATATAA
- the TBLA0E04220 gene encoding uncharacterized protein (similar to Saccharomyces cerevisiae GIS1 (YDR096W) and RPH1 (YER169W); ancestral locus Anc_8.234), translated as MFNLNTMELNDISASTAKKGSNSNNIVSTKEGLNNSLNYFNNSVVSSASTNSNNNSTHNLGDLPSIPNTSTSNNNEVFLLDQPQALSCNGSSSTSNQLDSPRFLLPPLSTNNSNRSSTNSTNSTNTTNSNTTATPTPTNLSSSITNTSTSASSISMGHPSVAKHSRFNNTATNPLDYANSIALEYTAVAPTSGVPTSSITEVDSFHEGNEGNVDNSLESPNIITDGFLLHDNSPALNQQNNCLAGSSSNNNNSSTSRNSNNFYNQYTTNTSGNNLAYQQYTNSSSSITTSASASNSVSFVGLQQYSTSTKNNNSNNINPNYKLLQTNLIPGNNNNSNHGNSTINGLNIDLTTFQSPVQNVNYQNNNNALASLQQNIACYNNNNNNNNNNNNNNNSNNTNHLSSQQTSIVTPSSQPFPHLNFANNRVAKPVTVTHNTPNPTLMINPSSYCFECRRSFSSSHHLTRHRKTVHLNEKPFSCPKCGKRFKRRDHVLQHLNKKIPCSTENLIPNPNSNTNSFDF; from the coding sequence ATGTTCAATTTAAATACTATGGAATTGAATGATATTTCTGCTTCCACTGCTAAAAAGGGGagtaattcaaataacatAGTTAGTACAAAGGAAGGTTTGAATAATTCcttaaattatttcaataattccGTGGTTTCTTCTGCTTCaactaattcaaataacaaTTCTACTCATAATTTAGGAGACCTTCCTTCTATTCCAAATACAAGtacatctaataataatgaggTATTTTTACTTGATCAACCTCAAGCCTTATCGTGTAATGGTAGTAGTAGCACCTCCAATCAATTAGATTCTCCTAGATTTCTTCTACCACCTTTATcaactaataattctaatagaAGTAGTACTAATAGCACTAATAGTACCAATACGACAAATAGCAATACTACAGCAACTCCAACACCAACGAAcctttcttcttcaataacTAATACAAGTACAAGTGCCAGTTCTATATCAATGGGACATCCATCTGTAGCTAAACATTCAAGGTTCAATAATACTGCTACAAATCCTTTAGATTATGCTAATAGTATTGCATTGGAATATACAGCTGTTGCTCCAACCTCGGGTGTTCCCACAAGTTCCATTACAGAAGTTGATTCGTTTCATGAAGGGAATGAAGGAAATGTGGACAATTCTTTAGAAAGCCCAAACATAATAACAGATGGATTCCTGTTACACGATAATTCTCCAGCTTTGaatcaacaaaataattgtCTAGCAGGTTCTTCGtccaataataacaatagtTCTACTTCGAGAAATAgtaacaatttttataatcaaTACACGACAAATACCTCTGGTAATAACTTAGCTTATCAACAATATAcaaattcttcttcctcAATAACAACCTCAGCATCAGCTTCAAACTCTGTTTCTTTTGTTGGTTTACAACAATATTCTACGAGCactaagaataataatagtaataatataaacCCCAATTATAAATTACTTCAAACTAATCTTATTCcaggtaataataataatagtaatcaTGGTAACTCTACCATAAATGGACTAAATATTGACTTAACTACTTTCCAATCCCCTGTACAAAATGttaattatcaaaataataataatgctcTTGCCTCATTACAACAAAATATTGCATGCtataacaacaacaataacaacaacaacaacaacaataataataataatagcaataatacTAATCATTTATCATCGCAGCAAACCTCAATTGTCACACCTTCTTCTCAACCATTCCCGCATTTGAACTTTGCAAATAATAGAGTAGCAAAACCTGTAACTGTAACACATAACACTCCTAACCCAACCCTTATGATCAACCCTTCTTCTTATTGTTTTGAATGTCGCAGATCATTTTCCTCTTCTCATCATTTAACAAGACATAGAAAAACAGttcatttaaatgaaaagcCATTTTCGTGTCCAAAATGTGgcaaaagatttaaaagaagGGACCATGTTTTACAACATTTAAATAAGAAGATCCCATGCTCAACTGAAAATTTGATTCCAAATCCAAATTCTAATACAAACTCTTTTGATTTCTGA
- the RAD3 gene encoding TFIIH/NER complex ATP-dependent 5'-3' DNA helicase subunit RAD3 (similar to Saccharomyces cerevisiae RAD3 (YER171W); ancestral locus Anc_8.237), with the protein MKFFIDDLPVLFPYPKIYPEQYQYMCDIKKTLDVGGNSILEMPSGTGKTVSLLSLTIAYQMHYPEHRKIIYCSRTMSEIEKALVELENLMDYREKELGVKEEFRGLGLTSRKNLCLHPQISKEKKGTVVDEKCRRLTNGQNKRILENDPDAKVELCDYHENLYKLDVENYLPNGVFSFEKLIRYCEERTLCPYFIVRRMISMCNIIIYSYHYLLDPKIAERVSKEVSKDSIVIFDEAHNIDNVCIESLSLDLTNDVLRKASKGATTLAEKIEEVREIDSSKLQDEYEKLVKGLHASDILNAEEEPVVETPVLSEDLLTEAIPGNIRRAEHFVAFLKRLIEYLKTRMKVLHVISETPKSFLQHLKQLTFIDRKPLRFCSERLSLLVRTLEVTEIEDFNALKDIATFATLISTYEEGFLLIIEPYEIENAAVPNPIMRFTCLDASIAIKPVFERFSSVIITSGTISPLDMYPRMLNFTTTLQKSYSMTLTKKSFLPMIITKGSDQVAISSRFEIRSDPSIVRNYGSMLVEFAKITPDGMVVFFPSYLYMESIISMWQTMGILDEVWKHKLILVETPDAQETSLALETYRKACSNGRGAILLSVARGKVSEGIDFDHHYGRTVLMIGIPFQYTESRILKARLEFLRENYQIRENDFLSFDAMRHAAQCLGRVLRGKDDYGVMVLADRRFSRRRNQLPKWISQGLSDADLNLSTDMAIANTKQFLRAMAQPTDPKDQEGVSVWNNEELVQFQQEQQKKKGNFERTSQENGKTEEDDDDDIEMS; encoded by the coding sequence atgaaattctttattgATGATTTACCTGTGCTCTTCCCATATCCAAAGATATATCCGGAACAGTACCAATATATGTGTGATATCAAAAAGACTTTGGATGTGGGTGGTAATAGTATCTTAGAAATGCCTTCCGGAACAGGTAAAACTGTATCTTTGCTATCTTTAACAATTGCTTACCAAATGCATTACCCAGAGCATCgaaaaattatctattgTTCTCGTACCATGtcagaaattgaaaaagccttagtagaattagaaaatttaatggaTTACAGAGAAAAGGAATTAGGCGTCAAAGAAGAATTTCGTGGTCTTGGTTTAACTTccagaaaaaatttatgtTTGCACCCCCAAATCAgtaaagaaaagaaaggtACTGTGGTTGATGAGAAGTGCCGTAGATTAACAAATGGCCAAAATAAGCGAATCTTAGAGAATGATCCAGATGCAAAAGTGGAGTTATGTGATTATcatgaaaatttatataaattggACGTCGAAAATTATTTACCAAACGgtgttttttcttttgaaaaactAATTAGATATTGTGAAGAAAGAACTTTGTGCCCCTATTTTATTGTACGTCGTATGATTTCGATgtgtaatattattatttattcttatcattatttattagatCCAAAAATTGCAGAAAGAGTGTCAAAGGAAGTTTCAAAAGATTCAATTGTTATATTTGATGAGGCACATAATATAGATAACGTTTGTATCGAATCCCTGTCGCTAGATTTAACAAATGATGTACTGAGAAAGGCTTCTAAAGGTGCTACTACGCTAgctgaaaaaattgaagaagtaCGTGAAATagattcttcaaaattacaagacgaatatgaaaaattagtaAAAGGATTACATGCTTCAGATATCTTAAATGCTGAAGAAGAACCTGTTGTCGAGACACCAGTATTGTCAGAGGATTTATTGACGGAGGCCATACCGGGGAATATTCGTAGAGCTGAGCATTTCGTTGCATTTTTAAAGAGGCTGATCGAGTATTTGAAAACAAGAATGAAGGTATTACATGTTATTTCAGAAACACCAAAGTCATTCTTACAGCatttgaaacaattgaCATTTATTGATAGAAAGCCCTTGCGATTCTGTTCAGAAAGATTATCCCTTTTGGTAAGGACTTTAGAAGTAACAGAAATTGAAGACTTTAATGCATTAAAGGATATTGCAACATTTGCAACATTAATCTCAACTTATGAAGAAGGGTTCCTTCTAATCATCGAACCatatgaaattgaaaatgcaGCTGTTCCGAATCCTATAATGAGATTTACTTGTTTGGATGCTTCGATTGCAATTAAGCCAGTTTTCGAAAGATTCTCTtctgttattattacatcTGGTACTATTTCTCCATTAGATATGTATCCAAGAATGCTAAATTTTACTACTACTTTACAAAAATCGTATTCAATGACATTAACTAAAAAATCTTTCTTACCAATGATTATTACGAAAGGCTCAGACCAAGTTGCAATTTCCTCCAGATTTGAAATCAGAAGTGATCCAAGTATAGTTCGTAATTATGGTTCAATGCTAGTAGAATTTGCAAAGATTACACCTGATGGTATGGTAGTTTTTTTCCCCtcttatttatatatgGAGAGTATTATTTCGATGTGGCAAACAATGGGCATATTGGATGAAGTTTGGAAacataaattaattttggtGGAGACTCCTGATGCTCAGGAAACTTCTTTAGCCTTGGAAACTTATAGAAAAGCATGCTCTAATGGTAGGGGCGCTATCCTGCTGTCTGTTGCTCGTGGTAAGGTGTCTGAGGGTATCGATTTTGATCACCATTATGGTAGAACTGTCTTAATGATAGGTATTCCCTTCCAATATACTGAATCCCGTATTCTGAAAGCTCGTCTAGAATTTTTAAGAGAAAACTATCAAATCCGTGAGaatgattttttatcttttgatGCAATGAGGCATGCAGCTCAATGCTTAGGTAGAGTTTTGAGAGGTAAAGATGATTATGGTGTAATGGTATTGGCAGATCGTAGATTTTCAAGAAGAAGGAATCAATTACCGAAGTGGATATCTCAAGGTCTATCTGATGcagatttgaatttatctACTGATATGGCTATTGCAAACacaaaacaatttttaagAGCTATGGCCCAACCAACAGATCCAAAGGATCAGGAGGGTGTTTCTGTCTggaataatgaagaattagttCAATTCCAACAGGAACAGCAGAAGAAAAAAGGTAATTTTGAGAGAACTTCCCAGGAAAACGGCAAGACAGAGGAGGACGATGACGATGATATCGAGATGTCTTAA